The DNA window CGAGAAATTTCGCCTGTTCGGCGGGCGGGCAGCAGTCACCCATCGACATCGCCGGCGCGGTCAAGGCGGATATACCGTGCATCGCCATCAGTTGGCTCAAGGGCGGCGGCAGGATGGTGAACAACGGCCACACTATTCAAGTCAACATGCCGGAAGGCAGCACCTTGACCCGCGGGGATCGCGTCTACCAACTGGTGCAGTTGCATTTCCACGCGCCGAGCGAGCATCACGTCGCGGGCATCAGCTTCCCGATGGAAGCACATTTTGTCCATAAAGACACAAAGAGCGATACTCTGGGTGTGCTGAGCGCCCTTCTTACGCCTGGCGCGACAAATACCAGCTTTGCCGGTCTCGCCAAGGTCTTTCCAGCTCGGCCCGGCGAGGAGATGGCAGTTGACGAGTTCGATCCCAACGGACTTTTGCCGGCCTCGCTCGGCTACTGGACCTATGAGGGATCATTAACGACTCCGCCCTGCACCGAAAACGTGGAGTGGATAGTTGCTATGGAACCGGTCGAGGTCGACGCCGCGGACGTCAAGCGGTTTACGACGCTTTACCCCTCTAACGCGCGGCCGATCCGTCCCTCCAATCGGCGCTTCATCCTAGGCCTCAGGACATCGTGCGCGTAAAGCAAAACCGCGGTAACAATCGGACGGTTTCGAACAGTACGACGCCAGCCCGGTGGCGCTGGCATCGACCATAATGCCCGGGATCACAACAGCATGAGAGCTTGTGGGCCGGTAGCTTGCGGAGAACTGGGTGGCGTCACCGTTCCTACACTCCGGCCTGGATCTGCTTGAGCAGGGATTGATAATCGACGCGTCGCTCCCGTCCTGCGAGAACCCTCCTTCGACTGGACCAATGAAAATCTCCAAAAGTGGCAGTTTAGTTTGGACCAGTGAACTGCAATTTTGGGCTTGCAGTCAGGGAAGCGATTGTGGCTGGTCGCGCCGCTCATGGATTGCTTGCGCTCGAATTGATGGAGTTGCCTGGATGTTTGAGGGTCTCATCATCGACGGTCGAATTAAGAATATTGCATCGGGATTTAGAGCCGTGAGCGTCTACGTCGATGCCACTTCAGCTGGAGAAGGACGTTTCGATCCCAGATTGCTTGCTGAGGCCTGCGATTGTGTGTTGGCGGATGGCCCGACTTGGGCAGAAGCTCATCTGGCGAGTTGGTCCGACGCCTACGTCGTCTTTGGCGCGAAGCCTAACCGTACGCCGTGCTCAGCCCAGGCCCTCAGAAAACGGGTTCTGACAGACGGCACTCTTTCGACGATCAACCCGATCGTCGATCTCTACAACGCCATCAGCCTGAAATACGCAGTCCCGGTGGGTGGAGAGAATTTTGACGCCTATGTCGGAAGACCCCACCTGACGATCGCTGACGGGAGTGAGACGTTCGACACCATGATGAATGGAGAGGCGGTCAACGATCCTCCCTTGCCCGGTGAGGTCATCTGGCGCGACGACATTGGCGTCACCTGCCGACGCTGGAACTGGCGACAGGGCACTCGAACCCGCCTGAAGACCCTAACAGGCCGGATGTGGTTCGTACTGGAGGCGTTGGAGACCATGCCGGACGATGCATTGGCAGAGGCGACGGATGCCATGGTCGGAGGGCTGAATGCCTTGATGCCTGGCTGCAAAATCGCGAGCCAAGAAATTGCCATCGCCGGATGAGGTTTCCGGTCGAGCGAGCGGATCCATGGCCGCCCGGGGCATCCGGCGCGATCGATCCGATCGAAATTATCAAGGGCTGAGAGAATGAATGTCGATCTCCATCAGTTGCTCATCGTCTTTGCTGCATATGTCATTGCCGCGGGGAGCCCCGGCCCGAGCAACATGCGCATTATGGGGGTTGCGATGGCGCGCGGCAGAGGTGCTGCGCTCATGCTCGCCTCCGGCGTCGTCAGCGGCTCGATCTTTTGGGGTTTTATGGCCTCCACCGGCATCTCCGCCCTGTTGGCCAGGTACGCCCAGGCACTGCTCGTTCTGCAGGTTTTCGGGGGGCTTTACCTGCTATTCCTCGCCTTCAGGGCGGGACGGTCGGCGCTTACGTCGAACGAGAAGCTGGCGGTGCGCGCATCGACCGACCAAGTCGCTCTTTCGCGGGGTGAGCTCTATAGGAAGGGCCTATTGATGCATTTGGCGAACCCAAAATCCGTGCTGGCATGGATCGCGCTCGTCACGCTGGGGATCGGCCCGAATTCATCGTGGCAGAGCATCGCGGCGATACTGGGTGGCTGCGCCATCCTAAGTGTCACGATATTCTGCGGCTACGCCATTGTCTTCTCCACACCGCCTATGGTGGCTCTGTATCGCCGCTGCCGCCGCTGGATCGAAAGTCTGTTGGCGATGTTCTTCGCGTTCGCCGGGCTGCGTATGCTGCTTTCCCGTATGTAGTTTCGAAAGGAATGGAGATGACTTTGTTTCGCGGCCTGTCGGCGTTCCCCCTTACGCCAACCGATGCCGAAGGGCATGTCGACACCGAGGGTCTGGCTCGTTTTCTCGAGCGTATTCAACGCGCGGGAGCGGACTCCATCGGCCTTCTGGGGAGCACGGGCGGTTATGCTTACCTCACCAGGGAAGAACGCAAGCGTGCCGTTCAGGCTGCCGTGGAATGCATCGGCGGCAAAACGCCTCTTGTCGTGGGTGTGGGTGCATTGCGTACCGATGAAGCTCAGGCTCTGGCGCGCGATGCCAAATCCGCTGGTGCTGACGGCCTGCTCTTGGCACCGATGTCCTACGTTCCCCTGAACGAGGACGAAGTCTTCCAGCACTTCGTCGCGGTGGCCGAGGCGGGGGAATTGCCTTTGTGCATATATAACAATCCAAGCACCACGCGCTTCACATTCAGCGACGCATTGATCGCCCGGCTGTCAGAGGTGTCCAATATCGTCGCGGTGAAAATGCCTCTGGCGGCAAATGACGATTACGCGGGGGAACTGGCACGTTTGCGGTCGATGACGCCTGACACGTTCACAATCGGATACAGCGGCGATTGGGGCGCGGCGGATGCCCTGCTTGCCGGATGTGACACCTGGTACAGCGTTGCGGCAGGTCTGCTGGCGGTCCCGGCGCTTGCGCTGACGCGTGCAGCGCAGTCCGGCGACGCGGTGGAGTCCACTCGGTTGAACCGCGCTTTCGGGCCGCTCTGGACCTTGTTCAAACACTACGGCAGCTTCCGCGTTATGTTCGTCATCGCCGACTACCTCGGTCTGGCGCACGTCCAGCCACCGCGCCCTATTTTGCCGTTGCCGGAGGACGCCGGAGATGACATTAAGCAGGCATTGGAGAAGCTCAAATAGCCGAGCACAGGGCATGCCCAGTGCAACTGCTAGACGTTATGACCGTGGTCTGAGCGGCGGCCCGCCCTTAGTCTTTGCAGCTGTTAAGCAAACGGGGGTTGCTCGGGGAGTGCCCGAGCCGAGCCCCAAGCGAAGAAAGGACGGGCCATGAAGCAAGATAGCGTTTTTTACGTCGGTGTCGATGTGTCGAAGGCGAAGCACGCCACTGCGGTTGCCGAGGGTGGCCGCAATGGGGAGGTCCGGTATTTCGGCGAGATCGAGGCGAGGCCGGCGGCGGTCGAGCGCTTCGTGCGCAAGCTGGAGAAAAAGCATCCTCGCCTGCATTTTTGTTACGAAGCCGGCCCGACCGGCTACGGGCTCTACCGGCAGATCGTCGAGCTCGGTCAGCGCTGCGATGTCGTTGCGCCCTCGCTGATCCCCAAGCGCCCGGGCGAGCGCGTCAAGACGAACCGGCGCGATGCGGTCAGTCTGGCGCGGCTGCTGCGGGCCGGAGAATTGAAGGGAATCTGGGTTCCAGACGCGGTGCATGAAGCGGTGCGCGATCTAGTGCGGGTGCGCTCCGCGGCGAGCGAGGATCTGCGCAAGAAGCGCCAGCAGCTTCTGTCGTTCCTGCTGCGCCATGGCCGGGTCTTTACCGGACGCAAGAACTGGACCCGGAGCCATGCCCGCTGGCTGGCGGCGCAAAAGTTCGACCATCCGGCCCAGCAGATCGTGTTCCAGGACCAGGTCGACGTGGTCACCGATGCGCAGGACCGGCTGGAGCGGCTGGATGCGCAACTGGCCGAGCTGGTGCCGAGCTGGTCGATGGCGCCGGTGGTGATGGCCTATCAGGCGCTGCGTGGTGTGTCCTTCATCGTCGCCGTCACTTTCGTCAGCGAAGTCGGCGATGTCCGCCGGTTCGACACTCCGCGGCAGCTGATGGCCTTTCTCGGCCTGGTGCCCTCGGAGCGCTCGACCGGTGACACGGTAAAGCGCGGCGGCCTGACGTTGGCCGGCAATCGCCGCGCCCGCCGCGTCCTGATCGAAGGCGCCTGGGCCTACCGCTATCCCG is part of the Mesorhizobium loti genome and encodes:
- a CDS encoding LysE family translocator; this translates as MNVDLHQLLIVFAAYVIAAGSPGPSNMRIMGVAMARGRGAALMLASGVVSGSIFWGFMASTGISALLARYAQALLVLQVFGGLYLLFLAFRAGRSALTSNEKLAVRASTDQVALSRGELYRKGLLMHLANPKSVLAWIALVTLGIGPNSSWQSIAAILGGCAILSVTIFCGYAIVFSTPPMVALYRRCRRWIESLLAMFFAFAGLRMLLSRM
- a CDS encoding IS110 family transposase, which produces MKQDSVFYVGVDVSKAKHATAVAEGGRNGEVRYFGEIEARPAAVERFVRKLEKKHPRLHFCYEAGPTGYGLYRQIVELGQRCDVVAPSLIPKRPGERVKTNRRDAVSLARLLRAGELKGIWVPDAVHEAVRDLVRVRSAASEDLRKKRQQLLSFLLRHGRVFTGRKNWTRSHARWLAAQKFDHPAQQIVFQDQVDVVTDAQDRLERLDAQLAELVPSWSMAPVVMAYQALRGVSFIVAVTFVSEVGDVRRFDTPRQLMAFLGLVPSERSTGDTVKRGGLTLAGNRRARRVLIEGAWAYRYPARVTEPIRVRLEGLPKAVREIAWRAQTRLCARYRRLMAAGKNKPIVVAAIAREMAAFLWAIGHQVEPVR
- a CDS encoding B3/B4 domain-containing protein, which codes for MFEGLIIDGRIKNIASGFRAVSVYVDATSAGEGRFDPRLLAEACDCVLADGPTWAEAHLASWSDAYVVFGAKPNRTPCSAQALRKRVLTDGTLSTINPIVDLYNAISLKYAVPVGGENFDAYVGRPHLTIADGSETFDTMMNGEAVNDPPLPGEVIWRDDIGVTCRRWNWRQGTRTRLKTLTGRMWFVLEALETMPDDALAEATDAMVGGLNALMPGCKIASQEIAIAG
- a CDS encoding carbonic anhydrase, with amino-acid sequence MHRRNLIRGFIALGVCPICAQTARAASAHWGYGGSVGPEHWADLDTRNFACSAGGQQSPIDIAGAVKADIPCIAISWLKGGGRMVNNGHTIQVNMPEGSTLTRGDRVYQLVQLHFHAPSEHHVAGISFPMEAHFVHKDTKSDTLGVLSALLTPGATNTSFAGLAKVFPARPGEEMAVDEFDPNGLLPASLGYWTYEGSLTTPPCTENVEWIVAMEPVEVDAADVKRFTTLYPSNARPIRPSNRRFILGLRTSCA
- a CDS encoding dihydrodipicolinate synthase family protein → MTLFRGLSAFPLTPTDAEGHVDTEGLARFLERIQRAGADSIGLLGSTGGYAYLTREERKRAVQAAVECIGGKTPLVVGVGALRTDEAQALARDAKSAGADGLLLAPMSYVPLNEDEVFQHFVAVAEAGELPLCIYNNPSTTRFTFSDALIARLSEVSNIVAVKMPLAANDDYAGELARLRSMTPDTFTIGYSGDWGAADALLAGCDTWYSVAAGLLAVPALALTRAAQSGDAVESTRLNRAFGPLWTLFKHYGSFRVMFVIADYLGLAHVQPPRPILPLPEDAGDDIKQALEKLK